The proteins below are encoded in one region of Timaviella obliquedivisa GSE-PSE-MK23-08B:
- a CDS encoding gamma carbonic anhydrase family protein: protein MNPSAKLSSLPTYWSPPDLSKAAFVAPNAIVIGHVEIMAGASIWYGAVVRGDVEKIVVGQCTNVQDGAILHGDPGQPTVLEDYVTIGHRAVIHSAQIGRGSLVGIGAIVLDGVKVGAGCIVGAGSVVTKDVPERSLVVGVPAKVLRQLSEDEAAELIEHARRYEQLARVHAGTGTDIGFKKD from the coding sequence ATGAATCCTTCTGCAAAGTTATCAAGTTTACCGACCTACTGGTCGCCTCCCGATTTGTCCAAAGCTGCCTTCGTTGCTCCTAACGCGATCGTCATAGGACACGTAGAGATTATGGCAGGCGCAAGTATTTGGTATGGGGCAGTGGTTCGGGGCGATGTAGAAAAAATTGTCGTTGGGCAATGCACAAATGTTCAAGATGGGGCAATTTTGCATGGCGATCCCGGTCAGCCCACAGTTTTAGAAGATTATGTGACGATCGGGCATCGAGCCGTAATCCACAGCGCCCAAATTGGACGGGGCAGCCTAGTGGGGATTGGGGCGATAGTATTAGATGGGGTCAAAGTGGGCGCAGGTTGCATAGTGGGCGCAGGGTCGGTAGTGACCAAAGATGTGCCAGAGCGATCGCTTGTAGTTGGGGTGCCAGCGAAGGTATTACGCCAGCTTTCAGAGGATGAGGCAGCAGAGTTAATTGAACACGCTCGTCGATATGAGCAACTGGCAAGGGTTCATGCTGGAACCGGAACAGATATTGGATTTAAGAAAGACTAG
- a CDS encoding TIGR02652 family protein, translated as MMNPAFQYPIFGPEIQCPHCRQTIQALTLTDTYLCQRHGAFESDPKTAELVHLQSGRHWRLWNNEWHRQHTHADGIRFEIHEALDRLYTQGYRATRVIIAQRYKDLISTYLERSAPWRGQPEASRPRLYGLPVDFSPDPIDEPCWDVINFDLEKEPGAPVRYPYFRLFE; from the coding sequence ATGATGAATCCAGCTTTTCAATATCCTATTTTTGGGCCCGAAATTCAGTGTCCTCACTGTCGCCAAACCATTCAGGCGCTGACTTTGACTGATACCTATCTATGCCAACGCCATGGTGCATTTGAGTCAGATCCTAAAACCGCCGAACTGGTTCATCTTCAGTCGGGGCGGCACTGGCGGCTATGGAACAACGAGTGGCATCGCCAACATACCCATGCAGATGGCATTCGCTTTGAAATTCATGAAGCCCTCGATCGCCTCTATACCCAGGGCTATCGTGCCACCCGCGTCATTATCGCCCAGCGCTACAAAGATTTAATCAGCACCTATTTAGAGCGCAGTGCCCCCTGGCGAGGTCAGCCTGAAGCTAGCCGTCCGCGTCTCTATGGATTGCCCGTAGATTTCAGCCCTGATCCTATTGATGAGCCTTGCTGGGATGTTATTAATTTTGATTTGGAAAAAGAACCCGGCGCACCTGTTCGTTACCCTTACTTTCGGTTATTTGAGTAA
- a CDS encoding VOC family protein, translated as MHHASIRTADIHRAIAFYEQLGFQIQERFTAGITLACWMEGMGGRIELVQVPQPRPAVDAFADEHYTGYYHLSFDLTPVITDLSEWLAELQQRFEVAAVAGQVQPLKVLLPPTQQQIGTHIYEVTFVADADELPLEFIRMMINPNESR; from the coding sequence ATGCATCACGCCTCTATTCGCACTGCTGATATTCATCGGGCGATCGCTTTCTACGAGCAACTCGGATTTCAAATCCAAGAACGATTTACCGCAGGCATTACTCTTGCCTGCTGGATGGAAGGTATGGGTGGACGCATTGAGCTAGTTCAGGTGCCCCAGCCTCGCCCAGCCGTCGATGCCTTTGCAGACGAACACTACACAGGGTACTATCATCTTTCCTTTGACCTGACCCCTGTCATAACCGACCTCTCGGAGTGGTTAGCAGAATTACAGCAAAGATTTGAGGTTGCTGCTGTTGCAGGTCAAGTACAGCCCTTAAAAGTACTACTGCCCCCGACCCAACAGCAGATAGGAACCCATATTTACGAAGTGACCTTTGTTGCCGATGCCGATGAACTACCGCTGGAGTTTATCAGAATGATGATTAATCCTAATGAAAGCCGTTAA